Proteins from a single region of Tachysurus vachellii isolate PV-2020 chromosome 15, HZAU_Pvac_v1, whole genome shotgun sequence:
- the LOC132858115 gene encoding P2Y purinoceptor 14-like, whose protein sequence is MTLQGYKTTMAANSLNTALNDSTASNTTNKTQDSLCLPEVLARPFFFVSYSTVCFVCLALNTITMRVYYCTSLKFQSSVTVYLKNLAAADFFLCLVLPLRIANYANKSTALQHIYCNFGAAGFYLNMYASILFMDYIAANRYLKIAYPLKTHVLQTARAARCISIITWTFLSTMALIYIVVFLSTSSGASPKPNVIGCESLHSHQVSTVYKVIHCVSALIFTFVLVSLILFYWSTVRRLHYATMQTQRNHHKLSRSKRNMLVLVVVFCVCFVPYHLVRLPYAFLKPLLQGCGTSAKSFYIIKEVTVLLSVLNACMDPLIYFVFCKGFRDQLGIRNLQVCKNLMLCEFQRDTRKQRSTETGESRVTVRCESVNPLHSTQQCQLELQTLRS, encoded by the exons ATGACTTTACAAGG TTATAAAACGACAATGGCAGCCAACAGTCTGAACACTGCTTTGAATGACAGCACAGcatcaaacacaacaaataaaacacaggatTCCCTTTGCCTGCCAGAGGTGCTAGCCCgtccttttttctttgtttcctaCTCAACAGTCTGCTTTGTATGTTTGGCATTGAACACCATCACTATGCGAGTGTATTACTGCACCAGTCTAAAATTTCAGTCCAGTGTCACCGTCTACCTAAAGAACCTGGCTGCAGCTGACTTCTTCCTCTGCCTTGTTTTGCCTTTGCGCATTGCTAACTATGCTAACAAATCAACAGCCCTGCAACACATTTACTGCAATTTTGGGGCTGCAGGCTTCTATCTCAACATGTATGCCAGCATTCTCTTCATGGATTACATTGCTGCAAACAG GTACCTTAAGATTGCCTATCCATTAAAGACTCATGTGCTGCAAACAGCCCGTGCTGCACGATGTATCTCCATTATAACATGGACTTTCTTATCTACAATGGCTTTAATTTACATTGTAGTGTTTCTGAGCACATCCTCGGGAGCTTCTCCAAAACCAAATGTCATCGGGTGTGAGTCCTTACACAGCCATCAAGTCAGCACGGTCTACAAGGTCATCCACTGCGTTTCTGCACTCATCTTCACCTTTGTGTTGGTGTCCCTGATTCTGTTCTATTGGAGCACAGTGCGAAGGCTTCATTATGCCACCATGCAGACCCAAAGGAACCACCATAAACTGAGCAGGTCTAAGCGCAACATGCTAGTGCTTGTGGTGGTGTTCTGTGTGTGCTTTGTGCCCTACCACCTAGTGAGGCTCCCATATGCCTTCCTAAAGCCTCTGCTACAGGGATGTGGTACTTCAGCCAAGTCGTTTTACATTATAAAGGAAGTCACAGTTCTGCTTTCAGTGCTCAATGCATGCATGGATCCATTAATATATTTTGTCTTTTGCAAGGGATTCCGGGACCAATTAGGCATCAGAAATTTACAAGTGTGCAAAAATCTGATGTTGTGCGAATTCCAAAGAGatacaagaaaacaaagaagCACAGAGACAGGGGAATCTCGTGTTACAGTAAGATGTGAAAGTGTCAATCCACTGCATAGTACTCAACAGTGTCAGCTAGAACTGCAAACTTTGAGgtcataa
- the LOC132858116 gene encoding P2Y purinoceptor 14, with amino-acid sequence MNYSNYTLPPSSVGLPGRNDTNSSSVFTHEVLPVLYALICAIGLILNGFAAWIFFRVPSTSGLVVYLKNILVADLLMLFSFPWRVVKDRGLGGSYLELVVCRYTAVFFYIGMYTGIIFMSLISLERYIKIVHASSCSAWPCSLWVSSFLQQVIVARCLVLLSWALMLLCMLPNTLLTNKPAVEGSSCMDLKSELGRQWHKVSAHCAVGIFWVTLVLMTFCYFSISCQVYRSYQRVKKGRSKAKQKSNQSIFSLLAVFFFCFVPYHVCRVPYTMSQSFNTSLSAQTQFQLFQAKEVTLFMASFNVCLDPLVYFLMCKAFRELFLQKLSTSETINGIPSVTHRVSTSNL; translated from the coding sequence ATGAACTACAGCAATTACACTCTGCCCCCGAGCAGTGTGGGGCTTCCAGGTAGAAACGACACAAACTCCAGCAGTGTATTTACACATGAGGTGCTCCCAGTGCTCTATGCTCTGATCTGTGCCATTGGACTGATTTTGAATGGCTTTGCAGCATGGATCTTCTTCCGAGTACCCAGCACCTCAGGCCTGGTGGTGTACTTGAAAAACATCCTGGTGGCTGATCTTCTCATGCTTTTCTCCTTCCCTTGGCGTGTGGTCAAAGACCGAGGCTTGGGTGGATCTTACCTGGAACTGGTGGTCTGCCGCTACACAGCTGTGTTCTTTTATATAGGCATGTATACCGGCATCATCTTCATGAGCCTCATCAGCCTGGAGCGCTATATCAAGATTGTGCATGCGTCCTCATGCTCAGCTTGGCCTTGCTCTTTATGGGTCTCCTCTTTCCTGCAGCAGGTAATTGTGGCCAGATGTCTGGTGCTTCTGTCCTGGGCACTGATGCTACTCTGCATGCTTCCCAACACACTGCTGACTAACAAGCCTGCTGTAGAGGGCAGCTCCTGCATGGACCTAAAGAGTGAGCTCGGACGACAATGGCATAAAGTCTCTGCCCATTGTGCTGTGGGTATCTTCTGGGTGACACTTGTACTCATGACTTTCTGCTACTTTTCCATATCCTGCCAGGTGTACCGCTCTTACCAAAGAGTAAAGAAGGGAAGGAGCAAAGCAAAACAGAAGTCTAATCAAAGTATTTTCAGCTTGCtggcagtgttttttttctgctttgtgcCATATCATGTTTGCAGAGTACCATACACTATGAGCCAGAGTTTCAACACCAGTCTTAGCGCTCAAACCCAATTCCAGCTCTTCCAGGCAAAAGAGGTCACATTGTTTATGGCCTCATTTAATGTGTGTCTAGACCCTCTGGTGTACTTCCTTATGTGCAAAGCATTTCGAGAGTTGTTTCTGCAAAAGCTGTCAACTTCAGAGACTATTAATGGGATACCATCTGTTACCCACAGAGTAAGCACCAGCAATTTGTAG
- the gpr171 gene encoding G-protein coupled receptor 171: MEHTADPIMKDENCVVNDKMVPFATFYIIIFLIGMAGSLVALWAFIHSRNVKKCMNVYLINLLTSDFLLTLALPVKIAKDFGVESQRLTIFHCQVSSPLIYINMYASIIFLAFVSVQRYLQITQSSKLFRLQEVGFALVMSAVVWVLVLFINVPNMAIPIKDKISNSTLITCKDIKQDVGKHWHTLSVFLGMAIFLNASVAVLLSNGLVLKQFWGKRGGDPQEQASAHHATVNIAMVTVAYVVCFVPYHAVRMPYTFTQNEIITDCGVRKHLFLAKESTLLLAILNLCFDPVLYFFFCPSFRHQITQVFTKRRRVERNPESVLD, encoded by the coding sequence ATGGAGCATACAGCAGATCCCATTATGAAGGATGAAAACTGTGTGGTAAATGACAAGATGGTGCCATTTGCCACATTCTACATCATTATCTTCTTGATAGGCATGGCTGGCAGCCTGGTGGCACTCTGGGCATTTATACACAGTAGAAACGTCAAGAAGTGCATGAATGTCTACCTGATCAACCTTCTGACATCTGACTTCTTGCTGACATTGGCGCTACCAGTAAAGATCGCTAAAGACTTTGGTGTGGAATCTCAGAGACTAACAATTTTCCACTGTCAAGTCAGTTCACCACTCATCTACATCAACATGTATGCCTCCATCATATTTCTGGCTTTTGTCAGCGTACAACGTTATCTTCAGATTACCCAGAGCTCCAAGCTGTTCCGTCTACAGGAGGTTGGCTTTGCCCTGGTCATGTCGGCTGTAGTTTGGGTTCTGGTGCTCTTCATCAATGTCCCTAACATGGCTATCCCAATCAAGGACAAGATTTCTAACAGCACTTTAATAACATGTAAAGACATTAAGCAGGATGTTGGCAAACACTGGCACacactctctgtttttctgGGCATGGCAATTTTCCTGAATGCCTCTGTTGCTGTGCTTTTGTCCAATGGCCTTGTACTTAAACAGTTTTGGGGCAAACGTGGAGGAGACCCTCAGGAACAGGCCAGTGCTCACCATGCAACTGTCAATATCGCCATGGTGACAGTGGCTTACGTTGTCTGCTTTGTGCCATATCATGCAGTTCGAATGCCTTATACGTTTACACAGAATGAGATAATCACTGACTGTGGTGTTAGGAAGCACTTATTCCTAGCAAAAGAGTCCACTTTGCTTCTGGCCATCCTAAACCTGTGCTTTGATCCAGTGCTGTACTTTTTTTTCTGCCCCTCATTTAGACACCAGATCACACAGGTTTTTACTAAAAGGAGAAGGGTAGAAAGAAACCCAGAATCTGTCCTAGATTAA